The region ACAGATTTTAAGCAAATTGTCGATCGTCTTGGGGGGAACAACCTTAAAAAGATGAACGTGAGCATGGTCAGCAAACATTTGATACCTCTCCTTTGACAGGATTGCACACAGTGCATAAAACAGGTAACTATTACTGATGTTGAGTGTAATACGGTTAAAGCACTCACCCCTGCTATCTCTATGACCGCGCTCTCCGTGATCTCATTATCTGTGTTCAGCCGTGCAGCACTTTGAAGAAAGGTTATGGCTTTTCTCAGATCCCCCTCTGAAACCTTCACCAACGCTGCAATTCCCTGCAGGAAAACAGAATTTAAGGATYATGGAAGATGATTAATTTGAGTAAAAAGGTGTGTACAGAGCATTTCTTTggaaaaatattatttcaaaGACAGTTGCCAGTTTGCAGTCCTCACCTCCTTCGAGTACTTGAGATTCTCCTTGTAACAGATTTCTAGCAGGCGCTCTTCTTGGACCTGATTGGCCAGAGGTTTGAAGCGGAATTTAGAGCATCTGGATGTCAAGGGCTCAATAATCctgaaaatcaaatcacattcaaGTTGAGTTAGCTTAGCAACAGATTTAACATTTATTACAGCATGTTGTAAAGTGTCTTAAAGAGTTTGTATTGTTATGTAATGGACTCCCAAACCAACCCCCAATATTAATGTCGTATTCTAGTGTGCCTCTTGGAGTCTGAAACCCAATTGACCTGCTGACATAGTTGCAGATGAGACAGAAGCGGGTGGTCCGGGACTCCTTCTCCATGGTGCGTCAGAGCAGCCTGAGCAGCGTTGGTCATTGAGTCAGCCTCATCCAGGATGATGATCTTAAAGGGTGGGCATGGTTTCCCACTGTCAGAGGTAAGGAAGGGAAAGAAACTTTAATATCATCATTTAACATGAACAAGATGCTGACAGTTATATGGGGTAAGGAAAGGGCATGCATTATATGATCTGATCTGTTGTGTAGATTGAGCttgcgatgtgtgtgtgtaatgaagggtaaccctttacacttgtggaaattggcctatatggatagggctaaattgaaatgtttcttacagaagaaatatatgCATTATAAATGGTAGCGATTGTAAGGGAACAGTTTAGAGATTATGgcaaaattattagaccaaaggtgaggacaacagttcacctgacaagactgaatccaaacattacactgttgatttcatgccttttacatgtatttttagttGATAATGAAATCCCAAAATTCTTAAGGCGATTTTTATTTTGCCCCCCAATTTGAGCAAAATAAATATTTACCTTTTTTATTTGTTGAAAATAAAACTGTAAAAagaccagcaaatcagctccaagtgatttttatatttataaaaaCTGTTCCAAAGTATTACCACGCATAATataaagatatactgtatgtaaatgtatatacatGTACGCAAGGTTTGaagtgattatgttttagtcatctgtttgggcttcttgcggtgaATTTGCAATCTATAAATTATTTCTAATTATGTTCCCGCCCCCTGACAATCGCcccttgtaactgtacatcaaacagtgATCATAAaagttgacactgtatatgacatgagtgtTATGATTTGGAATGTGTCAAGTGCACATTTGGTATTTCGTTTGCTTGTTTGACATCAAAgagatatttattataatcctcaacgtctcatctttcaaaatacatagtcctcttaaatttacagcatttcccacactcaaacaaaacatttttttgtaaaaGTTGGCAAATTAGCAGGAGGGATGTGGGCAAGTTCTTGTCGTGcgaggtgctcaagttcagaacggctgtccgtcaaaacccatacagagctgtgaagcacagagccagagctctgacgtcatgtatagcatgttactgttgATGGattctgtcaaaatgtaacatgtTTTATGTTAAACTACAGTTTGTTTGTATCCTGTGTAGTGAATGATTACTGTGAGTATTAATGGAGTTTAGGCCATGAAACTGTGTGTACGCTAATTTAGAAATGTTGACCTAATCAGATAAGAGGCAATTGCCCAGGATCAGAGAGCAGGGTCAGGCCCAGAACAGAAGATGGATGGGGATTCTGACATCTAGCTAAACAAAGAGCGGACCATGGACATTCCACAGGAGAGCCAGAGGGAAACTCATTGGGGTCATAAAATGTATAGCTGGGGGAGGTGACACCTACAAGAAGGGGGTGACCAAAAGGAGGGAAGAGTATAAGATGTGTTGTGAACTttctaaatgtatgcactcagctGACTGTATCATTGGTATTAAACACTTGAAACTTCAAGCTTTTAGTCTCAATTCCTTATTGCAGAGGTTGCAATAGTATTTTTCTTTTTAACACTGTACAGCGACTGCGTTTCAATTTAGGctgtttatcagtgcccaaatatGACATTTTTAACCCGTATACAGGTACGAGAGTGTTCAGGGTTAAGGAAACTTGTACTTGCTCAGTGCGGTGTCCTGCTACAGTCAGCTGGGCAAATCTCTTGACTTTCTCTCTGACCACCTGAATCCCTCTCTCATCAGAGGCGTTCAGCTCCAGGACTCTCTGTCGGTACAGCTCTGGCCTGTGGAGAGGAACAGACAGGGAAAACTGACTGTGGTGTATACAAGCACTGTACAGCTAAAACCCACAAACGCAGTGTCTGCATAAATTGGGAGTTGGCATGCAGTAATCTGTAAAGCCGGTGAGTCACTCTCACCCATAAAGTTCCCTGGCTGCAGCCAGGATGGTGGACGTCTTTCCTGTTCCAGGTGGTCCATAGAACAGCAGATTGGGGAGCTGCAACGGAGATTATATAATTTTGGGGGGAGTTTTTACCATTGTAggatggtcaaaattagtgcgactaaatcaatggaggccagataAATGTTTGTCATAAAACCAGGAAAATAGCATtgtgtcagctaggctggatgctgttgTGAGAATTAAGGCTACCTGACAGGCTTAGCATTGAACTCATCTTCTCAAATCCAGAAAACATGAAACAATAGAGGTAAGATAGTAAAGTGGTAARAGTTCAAACCCACGGTTCGGTACATTTTGCGGTTTTGGGGGTCGTGGTTCGGTTCAGCAGGAAAATGAAATGCCAACAGTTACTGTAGTTCATTTTTGTTTTGGCAAAAGATGTAACACTAACTCAGGAATATATCATGAGCCATAATGTAGGGCCTTATtaaattatacaaatatgtcTTTTTTTGCCTAATTCCATTTTTCCAGGTTTCAGATTTTTCCCTGTTTGTCAGGGTTTCACACTCAGAAATGACACAAAATGTCAGTTTCTATGTtcacaatgcttaaaccacatcaggagaccatttgaggtctgggaaaaatataAGAAATTTACATTTTTGGGTGTAGATATACCATTAAATTTAGGTGAACACCAGCATGAGCCTTGcttggttagcagtgtttctgtagcccACGTGACCGCaaatcatcactggagtgaggaaggcaaataatcatgatatcattctgtcatgtatgcataggctactttgtagttaacatttaattgagaaggtttttgggaaagcctttccatctaccagaagactgttGTTATTAACATAATCGCTAAGGGCTACACCGTGGCAgacaaaacgcacacacacagacaggggcattccCGCACCGTTGCCTCTTCAAAAAGTTGAAGGAAAATAAGAATTACTTATCCATTTTGTTCATGTGTTATCATCATCGTCAAATTAATTAATGTTCcaataaattcaatacatttagttgctTTCCTActaagttaaatacatttttgcttcTACTGGGAAGCCAAAATGGTCCCAAAGTGGAGATTTAAATGATGAGGAACCTCCAATTCTTGTTTATCGACCCCACCACTCACAATCGTAGAGAACTAGTTTCCGGCTGCGCCTCCCAAAAGGAAAGTATGAAATGAAGCAATTGAGATTATAATTACAACGTGCACATAGGCTCGAGATGTTTTAACGGAAAAGTATACAATGTTTTTTAAGCTCAGCTTTACAGTACTAAAAAGAGGTATACACTGCAGTTTAGATGTTTTATCTATTTATTCATCCATTCGGGTTCACAGTGCGGACCGAACAGAGGTCCCCAAATAGAATGGTTCGTTACTAATATGTGTACCGTTACACTCCTATAAGATATATATCGATTTGGGACATGatatgtagtattttcatattttagtatacgcAGTTCATATTAATACGAAGTTCCTGTTTTTTCTCCAATACTACTCACAAAAAACATCTGTGAAATGTCAGAGCACTGAGTGCACCCCAAGCTTTtaattttcaaagccttttacatttaattcagctcatgtCATGCTAATTTTGCCATTTGTGAAACAACTAGAAGACAAcgaccacaaaatgtaaaatcatCAAAAGTTTTAGTGATTAAGCTGAAATGCTCTGTCAACAAAGCTCAACGCTTATTAtcggatgtacagttgaagtcggaagttggggcggcaggtagcctagtggttagagcattggactagtaaccagaagaTTGCAAGATCgaaatcttttctgtctcctagagatgaacatacttggtgcgaaaagtgcaaatcaatcccagaacaacagcaaaggaccttgtgaagatgctggaggaaacaggtacaaaagtatctatatccacagtaaaacgagtcctatattgacataacctgaaaggccgctcagcaaagaagaagccactgctccaaaactgccataaaaaaagccatactactgtttgcaactgcacatggggataaagatcgtactttttggagaaatgtcctctggtctgatgaaacagaaatagaactgtttggccataatgaccatcgttatgtttggaggaaaaatggggaggcttgcaagccgaagaacaccatcccaaccatgaagcatggaggtggcagcatcYtgttgtgggggtgctttgctgcaggagggactggtgcatttcacaaaatagatggcatcatgaggatggaaaagtacgtggatatattgaggcaacatctcaagacatcagtcaggaagttaaagcttggtcgcaaataggtcttccaaatggacaatgaccccaagcatacttccaaagttgtggcaaaatggcttaaggacaacaatgtcaaggtattggagaggacatcacaaagccctgacctcaacccaatagaacatttgggggcagaactgaaaaagcttgtgcgagcaagaagacctacaaacctgactcagttacaccagctctgtcaggaggaatgggccaaaattcacccaacttattgtgggaagcttgtggaaggctacctgaaatgtttgacccaagttaaacaatttaaaggcaatgctaccaaatactaattatgtgtatgtaaacttctgaccgactgggaatgtgatgaaataaataaaagctgaaataaatgtcagattaaatgtcatgaattgtgaaaaactcagtttaaatgcatttggctaaggtgcatgtaaacttccgacttcaactgtataaggtTACATCCAACATTTTGGATATAATGGTAATGAtgtgttagagaaagaccccactgaacatGAAGAGTCATATTTGTCTtcgtaaaatgtattttataacataaggtaGTGAAATGTCATCACCAAAGTGCGTTTTCATCCACTCTGGCCATATGTAATATTCAAACAGAACCCCCAGCAGACAGTATTTACCCTAGACATATGAGTAGTCACTCTCATGGATCTGAAGAGGGTACTTACATCAGCGCCCTCTATAGTCTTCTTCAGCACAGCAACCACCTCCTCTTGAAACGCCACCTCTTCCATACATTTTGGTCTACTGTAAACAGTCAAACAATGGATTTCAGTGTGCAGTTGATCATATTAACGCAGGGTTTTCTTTCTGACTAAAcatagcaagctaacgttacttATCATCAAGATATTTCCCTGCCGCtgcattcattattattattattattattatttgttcacctttatttaaccaggtaatgTTAGGccagatgagaacaagttcttatttacaactgcgacctggcagttTAAGGGAAGAATAGCAACTGTTCATTGTGTGTCTGGATTTTCATTTTATGAAGGAAGATTCACAAGGGCTTACATTACAGCCGCGGAGAAATTGAACTTACTATTTCTCAACCCAGGGGACAGACTTCTGCTTCTTCTCTCCACTGGTCCCGGCACCTTTCTCTTTCAGAGGTCTGGTGCCTTGAGTAGATGTTCCTTTCAAAAACGCCTGCATGGCTCTCTAAATAAGATTTAGAAAACAGACCACTGCCCATTAGTCACTGAGCAATACTTGCGTGTCAAAGAGGGCGACGTTCTCTTTCTTTGAcaagcaagcaagctagctacctagctggcTAAACAATAACAACCACCACTTAGCGAGATCCCTACTGTAACGAGATCCCAGAACAGTTAACAAGTAAGTTAGCTACTGATTATCAGTTGCTATAAAGCTTTGGTAATAAGAATGAACTTACACAAAGTACCTCGACAAAATACTTTACCACGTTATAAAGAAATAGTTACCTGTAGCTAGATAAAATGCGTTAACATTCGAACTGTGTTAGTTGTTGACATGTGTGGTAGATTTCCCGCCCTGATGAAGATGCGACGCCCTTTTCCGTCTACGACGTCAATCTTTTCCCTCCAATCAGAGAGTTATTCTTCTTCTCTGGTATAATTATAATGGCGTTCGCTACCTACTGTGcgggtagataataaacagccacaaaaagtaaATAACGCGTGGTAAAAATATTCATACAAACTATCAGAAATAATGCTAAACTAATCAACTTGTTTTTCTGTTAAAATTAAAAATCAGGTCCTTACACAGACTCAGATGGATCCTGTGAGGGCGGGACATTTTCTGGTGACAGTAGTCCGTGCAGTGCTTCTGCCATGAAGTCTTGGAGCCCCAAAAACGTTTTGTCTACAATTCTGTCCAGCTTCTTGGACTCTTGTGCAGTACAATTAATAACTGTGGCTATAAACGCTACAAAATCCACCTTCTTCACAATGAGTGTATCCAGATCACTTCTTCAGTATGTGGCCTCTTGCCCCTTCactgcctccacataggagaTCTGCTGTACAGCCCTGATCTTTGACACCTCGACCTCTTGCACACAAATGGGGGACTCAAGGAAGTCCGGAGTATGATCTGCTCCACAGTTGCAACATTTTCCATTCACCGATTCTTTAATAACATATTTCGCCCGTCTGCAAACATTTGACAAGTGGCCATATCTTTTACAATCCCCACAGCAAATGCTCTCAATGCACACCTCACATATCCAAGCTTCCTCTAGCTCTCGAAAACTCTAGGCAGCATTCTGCCTTGCAGTCCTTCTCCCTATAGTTCTCAGCCATTAGCTTCCCCCACGATTGCCTAATGTGAAGTAGGATACAATCCCAACACtgttttaacatttagaaatgtCAATAATCATCACTCGTGATACGGCTTTTGAAACATATGGCTCTTAACTTTTATCAACGAGAAAAAATCCTTCAAATAAAAAAGATACACTTACTCTAGCAGTTTTGCACAGGCTGCAGAGCCATACAGCTGTGGATGCCTCCGTCTGATGAAACTACACTTCCGCTACACTTATTATGCTCATACACAGGTGTTTCGGAGCATACtaaatagctaattagcacaggtggttgCCTCTTGtattctgtctgttttctgtaaacaagcactgtaacCCTAACAAGGTGtgcatgtcatgttttgtcattgatcatcatgtcttgtccctgtgcttccctctgctggtcttattaggttctttccctctttctatccctctctctccccctccctctctccctctctcgctctctctctctatcgttccgttcctgctcccagctgtttctcattctcctaaccacctcatttactctttcacacctgtcccctattttgccctctgattagagtccctatttctccctctgtNNNNNNNNNNNNNNNNNNNNNNNNNNNNNNNNNNNNNNNNNNNNNNNNNNNNNNNNNNNNNNNNNNNNNNNNNNNNNNNNNNNNNNNNNNNNNNNNNNNNNNNNNNNNNNNNNNNNNNNNNNNNNNNNNNNNNNNNNNNNNNNNNNNNNNNNNNNNNNNNNNNNNNNNNNNNNNNNNNNNNNNNNNNNNNNNNNNNNNNNNNNNNNNNNNNNNNNNNNNNNNNNNNNNNNNNNNNNNNNNNNNNNNNNNNNNNNNNNNNNNNNNNNNNNNNNNNNNNNNNNNNNNNNNNNNNNNNNNNNNNNNNNNNNNNNNNNNNNNNNNNNNNNNNNNNNNNNNNNNNNNNNNNNNNNNNNNNNNNNNNNNNNNNNNNNNNNNNNNNNNNNNNNNNNNNNNNNNNNNNNNNNNNNNNNNNNNNNNNNNNNNNNNNNNNNNNNNNNNNNNNNNNNNNNNNNNNNNNNNNNNNNNNNNNNNNNNNNNNNNNNNNNNNNNNNNNNNNNNNNNNNNNNNNNNNNNNNNNNNNNNNNNNNNNNNNNNNNNNNNNNNNNNNNNNNNNNNNNNNNNNNNNNNNNNNNNNNNNNNNNNNNNNNNNNNNNNNNNNNNNNNNNNNNNNNNNNNNNNNNNNNNNNNNNNNNNNNNNNNNNNNNNNNNNNNNNNNNNNNNNNNNNNNNNNNNNNNNNNNNNN is a window of Salvelinus sp. IW2-2015 linkage group LG13, ASM291031v2, whole genome shotgun sequence DNA encoding:
- the LOC111972217 gene encoding LOW QUALITY PROTEIN: replication factor C subunit 4-like (The sequence of the model RefSeq protein was modified relative to this genomic sequence to represent the inferred CDS: inserted 2 bases in 1 codon) → MQAFLKGTSTQGTRPLKEKGAGTSGEKKQKSVPWVEKYRPKCMEEVAFQEEVVAVLKKTIEGADLPNLLFYGPPGTGKTSTILAAARELYGPELYRQRVLELNASDERGIQVVREKVKRFAQLTVAGHRTDGKPCPPFKIIILDEADSMTNAAQAALXRTMEKESRTTRFCLICNYVSRIIEPLTSRCSKFRFKPLANQVQEERLLEICYKENLKYSKEGIAALVKVSEGDLRKAITFLQSAARLNTDNEITESAVIEIAGVVPPKTIDNLLKICYKGTFEKLEIAVWNMVDEGYAATQIINQLHEAIIEEELNDKQKSAITEKMAVVDKCLVDGADEYLQMLSLCSVILQQATQSN